The Bacteroidota bacterium genome has a window encoding:
- a CDS encoding ABC transporter permease, with amino-acid sequence MLKNLFTVAFRSLRRRPGYAGLNVAGLAVGLACCLLIALYVRDELSYDRYHEHADRIVRMGVDFVVEGEVRPNVSTQGLLAPAMVADLPEVEHAVRLSGTTQIFQIEGELFQEESLVLADSALFDVFTLPLRYGDPATALREPGSFVPSVPLAERLFGTADAVGRTVETARQTLTVTGVMEAMPEQSHDRFEGAVALAGVPDPGWWYQNWFSVNFLTYALLRDGTDLDAFRAKLPAFLEARAGEEMAAMGQGLVLHAEALPDVYLRSDRGDPAARGSLAALYIFGAVALFVLLIACVNFTNLATARSVERAREVGVRKTLGAPRSALAAQFLAEAVLLSALALGVALVLVQVALPGFNALAGKTLRLTDLGPGLALAAALALGVGLLAGAYPAFVLSGFRPARVLKGRFAGGREGTVLRQGLVVLQFGISVALIAGTAVVFSQLRYMQDRDLGFDPGSEDAGELLMARFGSLDDAGIERLKTRFEAHPAVSGVTSAITAPTAGNPSAGGEIERPEGGMRDFTVDAYLVDPDFVEVYGMEIVAGRAPGAEATSDSLAGYVLNETAVREAGYASPNAVLGREARFWGYEGEVVGVVRDFHTSGLQAPVEPLALVALDAYHSMLTVRVRTEALPQTLAELGDLWAETVPSRPFDYAFVDEAFGAQYEAERRFGRLFGVLAGLAIFIACLGLFGLAAYATAQRKKEIGIRKVLGASVGSVVVLLSKDVVKLVAVAFAVAAPVAYLAMDRWLDTFAYRTGIGPGVFLLAGTLALVIALGTVSTQALRAASVDPVEALRSE; translated from the coding sequence ATGCTGAAGAACCTCTTCACCGTCGCCTTCCGCAGCCTCCGCCGCCGCCCTGGCTACGCCGGGCTGAACGTCGCCGGGCTGGCCGTCGGGCTGGCGTGCTGCCTGCTGATCGCGCTCTACGTCCGCGACGAACTCAGCTACGACCGCTACCACGAGCACGCCGACCGGATCGTGCGCATGGGCGTGGACTTCGTCGTCGAGGGCGAGGTGCGGCCGAACGTCTCGACGCAGGGCCTGCTCGCGCCCGCGATGGTGGCCGACCTGCCGGAGGTCGAGCACGCCGTCCGGCTCTCGGGGACGACGCAGATTTTCCAGATCGAGGGCGAGCTCTTCCAGGAAGAGTCCCTCGTCCTCGCCGACTCGGCGCTCTTCGACGTGTTCACGCTGCCGCTCCGCTACGGCGACCCGGCGACGGCGCTCCGCGAGCCGGGCAGCTTCGTCCCCTCAGTGCCGCTGGCCGAGCGGCTCTTCGGGACGGCCGACGCCGTCGGGCGAACGGTCGAGACGGCGCGGCAGACGCTTACGGTGACGGGCGTGATGGAGGCGATGCCCGAGCAGTCGCACGACCGCTTCGAGGGCGCGGTTGCGCTCGCCGGGGTGCCGGACCCGGGCTGGTGGTACCAGAACTGGTTCTCGGTCAACTTCCTCACCTACGCCCTCCTGCGCGACGGCACCGACCTCGACGCCTTCCGCGCCAAGCTGCCCGCCTTCCTGGAGGCCCGGGCGGGCGAGGAGATGGCAGCCATGGGGCAGGGCCTCGTCCTCCACGCCGAGGCGCTGCCGGACGTGTACCTGCGCTCGGACCGAGGCGACCCGGCGGCGCGCGGGAGCCTCGCCGCGCTCTACATCTTCGGGGCCGTCGCGCTCTTCGTCCTCCTGATCGCGTGTGTCAACTTCACCAACCTCGCGACGGCGCGGAGCGTAGAGCGCGCCCGCGAGGTCGGGGTGCGGAAGACGCTCGGCGCGCCGCGCTCGGCGCTGGCCGCACAGTTCCTCGCCGAGGCGGTCCTGCTGAGCGCTCTCGCGCTCGGCGTGGCGCTCGTCTTGGTGCAGGTCGCGCTGCCGGGCTTCAACGCGCTCGCCGGCAAGACACTTCGCCTGACCGACCTCGGGCCGGGGCTGGCCCTCGCCGCCGCGCTCGCGCTTGGCGTGGGGCTGCTCGCGGGGGCGTACCCGGCGTTCGTGCTCTCCGGCTTCCGCCCGGCCCGCGTGCTGAAGGGCCGGTTCGCGGGCGGGCGCGAGGGGACCGTGCTGCGGCAGGGCCTCGTCGTCCTCCAGTTCGGCATCTCGGTCGCGCTCATCGCGGGGACGGCCGTCGTCTTCAGCCAGCTTCGCTACATGCAGGACCGCGACCTCGGCTTCGACCCGGGGAGCGAGGACGCCGGCGAGCTCCTCATGGCCCGCTTCGGCAGCCTCGACGACGCCGGCATCGAGCGGCTCAAGACGCGCTTCGAGGCGCACCCGGCGGTGAGCGGCGTGACGTCGGCCATCACCGCGCCCACGGCAGGCAACCCGAGCGCGGGTGGCGAGATCGAGCGGCCCGAGGGCGGGATGCGCGACTTCACCGTGGACGCCTACCTCGTGGACCCCGACTTCGTGGAGGTCTACGGGATGGAGATCGTCGCCGGCCGTGCGCCGGGGGCGGAGGCGACGAGCGACTCGCTGGCGGGCTACGTCCTCAACGAGACGGCAGTGCGCGAGGCGGGCTACGCCTCGCCGAATGCCGTGCTCGGGCGCGAGGCCCGGTTCTGGGGCTACGAGGGCGAGGTCGTCGGCGTCGTGCGCGACTTCCACACGAGCGGGCTTCAGGCTCCGGTCGAGCCGCTCGCCCTCGTCGCCCTCGACGCGTACCACAGCATGCTGACCGTCCGCGTCCGCACCGAGGCCCTGCCGCAGACCCTCGCGGAACTGGGCGATCTCTGGGCCGAGACCGTCCCGTCGCGGCCGTTCGACTACGCGTTCGTAGACGAGGCGTTCGGCGCGCAGTACGAGGCCGAGCGGCGGTTCGGGCGGCTCTTCGGCGTCCTCGCCGGGCTGGCGATCTTCATCGCGTGCCTCGGGCTGTTCGGCCTCGCGGCCTACGCGACGGCGCAGCGGAAGAAAGAGATCGGCATCCGGAAGGTGCTCGGCGCGAGTGTCGGCAGCGTCGTCGTGCTACTCTCGAAAGACGTGGTCAAGCTCGTCGCCGTCGCGTTCGCGGTCGCAGCCCCGGTGGCCTACCTCGCGATGGACCGCTGGCTGGACACCTTCGCCTACCGCACTGGAATCGGGCCGGGCGTCTTCCTGCTTGCCGGCACCCTCGCGCTCGTGATCGCCCTGGGGACGGTCAGCACGCAGGCGCTCCGGGCGGCCAGCGTGGATCCGGTCGAGGCGCTGCGTTCCGAGTAG
- a CDS encoding ABC transporter permease: protein MLTSYLRTALRFFRRQKGYTALNVLGLAVGLACAFFILLWMQDELRTDRFHAGGDRLYIVKRHMALPGAPVLTGSAVTKPVADVLEADFPEVEYAERTTWPRDAVLAHGEVALRDEGLWADSSFFEMFSFPLLAGDPATALDRPDGIVLSERAASVLFPDRSPDGVIGQTVRVDDRRDFQVTGVAAEVPAYSSLQFDWVLPSRDYYERNAWVDHWGNSGLQLHVRLTPGADRDAVNAKIERIIPDNFEGGEGNTLFLQPFGEQHLYNQFEDGEQAGGRIEYVRIFGVVALFLLLIACINFTNLATARSAQRAREIGVRKTLGASRGKLVGQFLAEAVLTALGALALAAAVVAVLLPLFSEVAGKEVTLGSVGTGMWLGFVGLAVGAGLLAGAYPALVLSGFDPAGVLRGSGGTTHGSALLRKSLVVFQFAASILLIVGTFVVYQQIDFIQTKNLGLDRANVVSMRLEGGAHEQYDAFRRELLARPGIVSVSVSNSEPFRIGSSTTDPEWDGKAPESKPLFHVLQTHYGFPETMRMEMAAGRTFSRSFGADSANFVVNEAAARVMGMETPVGERLSMWGRDGQIVGLVKDFHMASLYDPIEPTILLLDQSLENLQLLAVRTAPGQTEEAIAALRETFAAFSPGVPFDYAFMDATYGEMYESEQRIGTLANLFAAVAAFIACLGLFGLAAYAAERRRKEVGVRKVLGASVANLVGLLSREFVALVLVACLVALPLAWLGARAWLSDFTFHVDLGAWPFVFAGTAALVLAALTVGVQAYRAAAADPVRALRNE, encoded by the coding sequence ATGCTGACGAGCTATCTCAGAACTGCCCTCCGCTTCTTCCGCCGCCAGAAGGGCTACACGGCACTCAACGTCCTCGGCCTCGCGGTCGGGCTGGCATGTGCGTTTTTTATCCTGCTCTGGATGCAGGATGAGCTGCGCACCGACCGCTTCCACGCCGGCGGGGACCGGCTCTACATCGTCAAGCGGCACATGGCCCTGCCCGGCGCGCCCGTTCTGACCGGGAGCGCCGTCACGAAGCCCGTCGCGGACGTGCTCGAAGCAGACTTCCCGGAGGTCGAGTACGCTGAACGGACGACGTGGCCGCGGGACGCGGTCCTCGCGCATGGCGAGGTGGCGCTCCGCGACGAAGGCCTCTGGGCCGACAGTTCGTTCTTCGAGATGTTCTCGTTTCCCCTCCTGGCGGGCGACCCAGCGACGGCCCTCGACCGGCCCGACGGGATCGTACTCTCCGAGCGCGCCGCGTCGGTGCTCTTCCCGGACCGGTCGCCGGACGGGGTCATCGGCCAGACGGTCCGCGTGGACGACCGGCGAGACTTCCAGGTCACCGGCGTCGCCGCCGAAGTCCCGGCCTACTCGTCGCTCCAGTTCGACTGGGTGCTCCCGAGCCGGGACTACTACGAGCGCAACGCGTGGGTCGACCACTGGGGCAACAGCGGCCTGCAACTCCACGTCCGCCTCACGCCAGGGGCCGACCGCGACGCCGTGAACGCGAAGATCGAACGCATCATCCCAGACAACTTCGAGGGGGGCGAAGGCAACACGCTTTTCCTCCAGCCCTTTGGCGAACAGCACCTGTACAACCAGTTCGAGGACGGAGAGCAGGCAGGTGGGCGGATCGAGTACGTCCGCATCTTCGGGGTAGTCGCGCTGTTCCTCCTCCTGATCGCGTGCATCAACTTCACCAACCTGGCGACCGCACGCTCGGCGCAGCGGGCGCGGGAGATCGGGGTGCGGAAGACGCTCGGCGCGTCGCGCGGCAAGCTCGTCGGGCAGTTTCTCGCCGAGGCCGTGCTGACCGCCCTCGGCGCGCTCGCCCTGGCGGCGGCAGTCGTGGCGGTGCTCTTGCCGCTCTTCAGCGAGGTCGCCGGCAAAGAGGTCACGCTCGGGTCGGTCGGGACCGGGATGTGGCTGGGGTTCGTCGGTCTTGCCGTTGGGGCGGGGCTGCTGGCGGGCGCGTACCCGGCGCTCGTGCTCTCGGGCTTCGACCCGGCGGGGGTGCTGCGCGGCAGCGGCGGTACCACGCACGGCAGTGCCCTGCTCCGCAAGAGCCTCGTCGTCTTCCAGTTCGCCGCGTCGATTCTGCTGATCGTCGGCACGTTCGTGGTCTACCAGCAGATCGACTTCATCCAGACCAAGAACCTGGGCCTCGACCGCGCCAACGTGGTCTCGATGCGGCTCGAAGGCGGGGCGCACGAGCAGTACGACGCCTTCCGCCGCGAACTCCTCGCCCGGCCTGGCATCGTCAGCGTGTCGGTCTCCAACTCGGAGCCGTTCCGCATCGGCTCCTCCACGACCGACCCCGAGTGGGACGGCAAGGCCCCCGAGAGCAAGCCGCTCTTCCACGTCCTCCAGACGCACTACGGCTTCCCCGAGACGATGCGGATGGAGATGGCGGCGGGCCGGACCTTCTCCCGGTCCTTCGGCGCGGACTCGGCCAACTTCGTCGTCAACGAGGCGGCTGCGCGGGTGATGGGGATGGAGACGCCCGTCGGCGAACGCCTGTCGATGTGGGGGCGCGACGGCCAGATCGTCGGCCTCGTGAAGGACTTCCACATGGCCTCGCTCTACGACCCCATCGAGCCGACGATCCTCCTGCTCGACCAGAGCCTGGAGAACCTTCAGCTCCTCGCGGTGCGGACAGCGCCGGGCCAGACCGAGGAGGCCATCGCTGCGCTCCGCGAGACCTTCGCCGCGTTCAGCCCGGGCGTCCCGTTCGACTACGCGTTCATGGACGCCACCTACGGCGAGATGTACGAGAGCGAGCAGCGGATCGGGACGCTCGCCAACCTCTTCGCAGCCGTGGCAGCGTTCATCGCGTGCCTCGGGCTGTTCGGCCTCGCGGCGTACGCGGCGGAGCGGCGGCGCAAGGAGGTCGGCGTGCGCAAGGTCCTCGGCGCGAGCGTGGCGAACCTCGTCGGGCTGCTGTCGCGGGAGTTCGTGGCGCTCGTGCTCGTGGCGTGCCTCGTGGCGCTGCCGCTCGCCTGGCTCGGTGCCCGGGCGTGGCTCTCCGACTTCACCTTCCACGTCGACCTCGGCGCGTGGCCGTTTGTCTTCGCCGGGACGGCGGCGCTCGTGCTCGCCGCGCTCACGGTCGGCGTGCAGGCCTACCGCGCCGCGGCGGCGGACCCCGTCCGAGCGCTCCGCAACGAATAG
- a CDS encoding FtsX-like permease family protein produces MLKNYLTVALRTLRRRRGYAFLNIAGLTFGLAGVTLIAAFLHHERSFDQHLPHAEDLYRLNSNYRASWYSTIGFEGFSRAEWDEQRQFSAELQVIPAVEQAATVYLETRERFVEASGEQFAEGAVLFAATGPAFLDLFGPAFLAGDPVTALDRPRTALLTEVTARRYFGDDSAIGQTIRRDSTEYEVTGVIAEPPATQHLRYDLVLHDRIPSWGAYTYLRLTPGTDPAAVVPLVTAAFYRTRPDRADDPLHAGERLQPVTSIHLAEPTLYEAEPPGDPRYLRLFAVIAALLLVVTCTNYMNLAAALYEGRGREIGVRKAMGAQRESVAGQFLAEGALTALVCFPLVLGLALATLPAFNTLMGVEISPLALVQPGFLPDLVGLVVATGLVGASYPALVLSGHRAAELFRGSVARRLGGVRLRQALVVAQFALLIGLAGTAVVIHQQVVFMAEKDLGFEREGVVALQGVPGVEAYQRLRAELERVPSVRAVGTGPLPGPGFNRITYRADTSDVVYDDANSTGADLGYFGALGIDAPALGAFGADGREQLFFINETAAERLGYANPVGRDVITEPEAENGVGRYGYPETIAGVLPDWHLFPLREEVRPLFVVVRREATWAASAVVRVETAALAETMDDLSTVWAEAVPDRPFAPTFVDESLASLYEQERRAGAFSAVLTGLAALVAVLGLIGLASFMAARRRKELGVRKVLGARTDQLVTLLTRELAVLVGVAFVVAVPAAWVLVERWLEGFAYRIEVSPVGFAAVGAVVLGVALVTVAGQAFRAATANPVQSLRHE; encoded by the coding sequence ATGCTGAAGAACTACCTCACCGTCGCCCTCCGCACGCTGCGCCGCCGCCGAGGCTACGCGTTTCTGAACATAGCCGGACTCACCTTCGGGCTTGCCGGTGTGACGCTCATCGCGGCGTTTCTCCACCACGAGCGCTCGTTCGACCAGCACCTCCCACACGCTGAGGACCTCTACCGCCTCAACTCTAACTACCGCGCGAGTTGGTATTCGACGATCGGGTTCGAGGGGTTCTCCAGAGCAGAGTGGGACGAGCAGCGGCAGTTCAGCGCAGAGCTGCAGGTGATCCCGGCGGTCGAACAGGCGGCCACGGTGTACCTCGAAACGCGCGAGCGGTTCGTGGAGGCGAGCGGCGAGCAGTTTGCTGAAGGTGCCGTACTCTTCGCCGCCACGGGGCCTGCGTTCCTCGACCTCTTCGGGCCGGCGTTCCTCGCGGGCGACCCGGTGACAGCGCTCGACCGACCCCGCACGGCGCTCCTCACCGAGGTCACGGCGCGGCGCTACTTCGGCGACGACTCGGCGATCGGCCAGACCATCCGGCGCGACTCGACCGAGTACGAGGTAACGGGCGTGATCGCCGAACCACCGGCGACACAGCACCTCCGCTACGATCTCGTTCTCCACGACCGAATTCCTTCATGGGGTGCCTACACGTACCTCCGCCTTACGCCCGGCACCGATCCCGCTGCCGTGGTGCCGCTCGTGACGGCGGCCTTTTACCGAACGCGCCCTGACCGCGCCGACGATCCGTTGCACGCTGGCGAGCGGCTCCAGCCTGTCACGAGCATCCACCTCGCCGAGCCAACGCTCTACGAAGCCGAGCCGCCGGGCGATCCGCGCTACCTCCGGCTCTTCGCCGTGATCGCTGCGCTCCTGCTCGTCGTGACGTGCACGAACTACATGAACCTCGCAGCGGCGCTCTACGAGGGGCGCGGGCGCGAGATTGGCGTACGGAAGGCAATGGGGGCGCAGCGGGAGAGCGTGGCCGGTCAGTTCCTCGCCGAGGGTGCGCTGACAGCGCTCGTGTGCTTCCCGCTCGTGCTCGGCCTCGCGCTCGCAACGCTCCCGGCGTTCAACACGCTCATGGGCGTCGAGATTAGTCCCCTGGCGCTGGTGCAGCCAGGTTTTCTCCCCGACCTCGTGGGCCTCGTAGTTGCAACCGGTCTCGTTGGGGCGAGCTATCCGGCGCTGGTGCTATCCGGGCACCGCGCGGCCGAGCTGTTCCGTGGCTCCGTCGCACGGCGGCTCGGCGGCGTCCGGCTGCGGCAAGCACTCGTCGTGGCGCAGTTCGCGCTCCTCATCGGACTTGCGGGTACGGCCGTCGTGATCCACCAGCAGGTCGTGTTCATGGCGGAGAAGGACCTTGGGTTCGAGCGCGAAGGCGTGGTCGCGCTCCAAGGCGTGCCGGGTGTCGAGGCCTACCAGCGGCTCCGCGCCGAGTTGGAGCGCGTTCCGAGCGTTCGCGCCGTCGGCACGGGTCCGCTCCCCGGCCCCGGCTTCAACCGTATTACCTACCGTGCCGACACAAGCGATGTGGTCTACGACGACGCGAACAGTACGGGCGCGGATCTCGGTTACTTCGGCGCGCTCGGTATCGACGCGCCTGCCCTCGGCGCGTTCGGGGCGGACGGTCGAGAGCAGCTGTTCTTCATCAACGAGACGGCTGCAGAGCGCCTCGGCTATGCGAACCCCGTAGGCCGCGACGTGATCACCGAGCCCGAGGCAGAAAACGGCGTAGGCCGCTACGGCTACCCTGAAACGATTGCTGGCGTACTTCCAGACTGGCACCTCTTCCCGCTCCGCGAAGAGGTCCGCCCGCTCTTCGTTGTCGTCCGCCGCGAGGCCACATGGGCGGCGAGCGCCGTTGTCCGCGTCGAAACGGCGGCGCTTGCCGAGACGATGGACGATCTGAGCACGGTGTGGGCCGAGGCGGTCCCGGACCGTCCGTTCGCACCGACGTTCGTGGACGAGTCTCTCGCGTCGCTCTACGAGCAGGAGCGGCGAGCGGGCGCGTTCAGCGCTGTCCTCACCGGTCTCGCCGCGCTCGTCGCGGTGCTCGGGCTCATTGGCCTTGCTTCGTTCATGGCGGCGCGGCGGCGGAAGGAGCTCGGCGTGCGGAAGGTTCTCGGCGCGCGTACGGACCAGCTCGTCACACTCCTCACCCGCGAGCTCGCCGTCCTCGTCGGCGTGGCCTTCGTGGTCGCCGTGCCGGCGGCGTGGGTACTCGTCGAGCGGTGGCTGGAGGGCTTCGCCTACCGGATCGAGGTGAGCCCGGTCGGCTTCGCCGCCGTCGGCGCGGTCGTGCTTGGGGTCGCACTCGTCACCGTCGCCGGGCAGGCCTTCCGCGCTGCCACGGCCAACCCCGTCCAGTCGCTTCGCCACGAGTGA
- a CDS encoding serine hydrolase domain-containing protein, whose amino-acid sequence MHALSILSFILVASCSAAQAQTDGLNMVATLDETVREEMAATHLPGAAVVIVREGQTVFKRGYGLADIESGTPVDPDRTLFRIGSITKALTALAVTRLADQGRIGLDDDASIYFDGLMRNAGGTAHPVTVRNLITHTGGFDQIGGPDRHVYRFELPLEARKALRPSLAEYLAGDKLRRVTPPGQRFRYDTYGITLAGLVAARATGLPYAETMQQELFAPAGMERSFVEVDDAHRPDLALGYGWIDGAYVAQPYEVYVTTPASSVDATPADMGRLLEALTGGGANAHGRLFSEAAAAAVLAPQFRPHSRFPGISHGLRESSMRDSPADGAQPRTLGHGGGMLGYWASLTVYPESRTGVFIVTNRHPEAGGGPVTLGDRINALVAETMVAPPSPTLPALRDGSVDLAPYLGSYAYGVHCRTCTAVEFAQGAWPRSNPVEVAEAEGGLRIRDEVYLPTTEADVLVERDGRREVFFGRGDDGNVGFFVYSTSPDTFDRIVE is encoded by the coding sequence ATGCATGCGCTGTCGATCCTCTCGTTCATCCTGGTTGCTTCGTGCAGCGCTGCTCAGGCGCAGACCGATGGCCTGAACATGGTCGCTACCCTCGACGAGACCGTGCGCGAGGAGATGGCGGCCACCCATCTGCCCGGTGCGGCGGTGGTCATCGTCCGCGAGGGGCAGACCGTTTTCAAACGGGGCTACGGGCTAGCCGACATCGAGTCGGGGACTCCCGTTGATCCCGACCGGACCCTATTCCGCATCGGCTCAATCACGAAGGCACTGACGGCGCTGGCTGTCACGCGCTTGGCCGACCAGGGCCGGATTGGCCTCGACGACGACGCGTCGATCTACTTCGACGGGCTGATGCGCAACGCGGGCGGGACTGCTCATCCTGTCACCGTGCGTAACCTCATCACGCACACAGGCGGCTTCGATCAGATCGGCGGCCCCGACCGGCACGTCTACCGCTTTGAACTCCCGCTGGAGGCCCGCAAGGCGCTCCGCCCAAGCCTCGCCGAGTACCTCGCAGGCGATAAGCTGCGCCGCGTGACACCGCCCGGCCAGCGCTTCCGGTACGACACCTACGGTATCACGCTCGCCGGACTCGTCGCCGCGCGAGCCACCGGCCTCCCCTACGCCGAGACGATGCAACAGGAGCTGTTCGCACCTGCCGGGATGGAGCGCTCGTTCGTCGAGGTGGATGACGCTCATCGTCCCGACCTCGCGCTGGGCTACGGATGGATCGACGGCGCGTACGTCGCCCAGCCCTACGAGGTCTACGTGACGACGCCCGCCTCGTCCGTCGACGCGACACCTGCCGACATGGGGCGGCTGCTGGAAGCCCTGACCGGCGGCGGTGCGAACGCGCACGGACGGCTGTTCAGCGAGGCCGCCGCCGCAGCCGTCCTCGCCCCGCAGTTCCGCCCCCACTCACGCTTTCCCGGTATCTCGCACGGGCTCCGAGAGTCGTCGATGCGCGACTCGCCGGCGGACGGCGCGCAGCCACGCACACTCGGGCACGGCGGAGGCATGCTTGGCTACTGGGCGTCGCTCACGGTCTATCCCGAGTCCCGCACCGGGGTCTTCATCGTCACCAACCGACATCCCGAGGCGGGCGGCGGCCCGGTCACACTTGGCGACCGCATCAACGCGCTCGTGGCCGAGACCATGGTAGCGCCGCCGTCGCCCACGCTGCCTGCGCTGCGGGACGGATCGGTGGACCTGGCACCGTACCTCGGTAGCTATGCGTACGGCGTCCACTGCCGGACGTGCACCGCAGTCGAGTTTGCCCAAGGCGCGTGGCCCCGCTCGAACCCCGTGGAGGTGGCCGAAGCGGAGGGCGGTCTGCGGATTCGGGACGAGGTGTATCTGCCGACGACCGAAGCCGATGTGCTCGTCGAGCGCGACGGCAGGCGCGAGGTGTTCTTCGGGCGAGGCGACGACGGAAACGTCGGGTTCTTCGTCTACTCGACGAGCCCGGACACCTTCGACCGGATCGTGGAGTAG
- a CDS encoding ABC transporter permease yields MLKNYLIVALRTLRKRPGYTLLNVGGLGLGLACCFLIVLFLQHERSVDRFHEHADRIVRLTYADAEGRYANTAAGFAPLVAASFPEVEQAVRLENYRGPFVRLPGGAVRKLSGLALADSGFFQTFSFDLLQGDPATVLGEPYGLVLTESMAEAFFGETNPVGQALQYDAHTLTVTGVMADVPANSSFTFNAVGSFLLLEAIVGEGALTDFSNYNFSTYLLLQPGVDRAALDAKMTTAMREQAFGEPEGEAAMGYAVALQPLADIYFNTGLTYDFSNAHRDASYLWTFGAVGLLILLIACVNFMNLATARAGQRAREVGVRKAVGAYRRQLAGQFLGESVLLSGLAIVLAVALASVALPFFSEAIGATVTFDPGQVWTVLLLVGIGLGAGLVAGSYPALYLSAFRPARVLKGETGPRGGALWLRKGLIVFQFAISAFLLVATLTIYDQLRFMQSRDLGFEKEQVLFVRPPAPVWDTFDAFAQELQASPRVMHVAKAGGLPGRVGTTRGYHWPGQAGEGEQGEGFATAPAGPGYLDVFGIDLVAGRGFSDDVPSDTLDAYILNETALATLGLTPEEAVGAPFRAWERPVGQIIGVVEDFHFQSLHEEVEPLVLNYIPWFSYAAMRVGPADLPATLNHVRATWETFAPGYAFDYTFLDEDFDRLYRAEARLGQLFGFFAGVAVFIACLGLLGLAAYAAARRRKEIGVRKVLGASAGQIATLLAGDFVRLVLAGLGIAVPLAWLGMGRWLEGFAYRVELGPGVFLLAGGIALAVALLTVSTQALRAATANPVQSLRNE; encoded by the coding sequence ATGCTGAAGAACTACCTCATCGTCGCCCTCCGCACGCTGCGCAAGCGGCCGGGCTACACGCTCCTCAACGTCGGCGGCCTCGGCCTCGGGCTGGCGTGCTGCTTCCTGATCGTGCTCTTCCTCCAGCACGAGCGCAGCGTCGACCGCTTCCACGAACACGCCGACCGGATTGTCCGGCTCACGTACGCGGACGCGGAGGGACGCTATGCCAACACGGCGGCGGGCTTTGCGCCCCTCGTCGCGGCGTCGTTCCCGGAGGTCGAGCAGGCGGTCCGGCTCGAAAACTACCGCGGCCCGTTCGTCCGGCTCCCCGGCGGTGCGGTGCGCAAGCTCAGCGGCCTCGCCCTCGCCGACTCGGGCTTCTTCCAGACCTTCTCGTTCGACCTCCTCCAGGGCGACCCCGCGACGGTGCTCGGCGAGCCGTACGGCCTCGTCCTCACCGAGAGCATGGCCGAGGCGTTCTTCGGCGAGACGAACCCGGTCGGGCAGGCGCTCCAGTACGACGCGCACACGCTGACGGTGACCGGCGTGATGGCCGACGTGCCGGCCAACTCCAGCTTCACCTTCAACGCCGTCGGCTCGTTTCTGCTGCTGGAGGCGATCGTGGGCGAGGGGGCGCTGACCGACTTCTCGAACTACAACTTCAGCACCTACCTCCTGCTGCAGCCCGGCGTGGACCGCGCCGCCCTCGACGCGAAGATGACCACGGCCATGCGCGAGCAGGCCTTCGGCGAGCCGGAGGGTGAGGCCGCGATGGGCTATGCGGTCGCGCTCCAGCCGCTGGCCGACATCTACTTCAACACAGGCCTGACGTACGACTTCTCCAACGCGCACCGCGACGCGTCGTACCTCTGGACGTTCGGCGCGGTGGGCCTGCTGATCCTGCTGATCGCGTGCGTCAACTTCATGAACCTGGCCACGGCGCGCGCCGGCCAGCGCGCCCGCGAGGTCGGCGTGCGCAAGGCCGTCGGGGCCTACCGGCGGCAACTCGCCGGGCAGTTCCTCGGCGAGTCGGTGCTGCTGAGCGGGCTGGCGATCGTCCTCGCCGTGGCGCTGGCGAGCGTGGCGCTGCCGTTCTTCAGCGAAGCCATCGGTGCCACCGTGACGTTCGACCCGGGGCAGGTCTGGACGGTGCTGCTGCTGGTCGGGATCGGGCTGGGCGCAGGACTGGTGGCGGGGAGCTACCCGGCGCTCTACCTGTCCGCGTTCCGACCGGCGCGCGTGCTCAAGGGCGAGACCGGCCCGCGCGGCGGCGCGCTCTGGCTGCGCAAAGGACTGATCGTGTTCCAGTTTGCGATCTCGGCCTTTCTGCTCGTCGCCACGCTGACGATCTACGACCAGCTCCGGTTCATGCAGAGCCGCGACCTCGGGTTCGAGAAGGAGCAGGTGCTCTTCGTCCGGCCGCCGGCACCGGTCTGGGACACCTTCGACGCCTTCGCCCAAGAACTCCAGGCCAGCCCGAGGGTGATGCATGTGGCGAAGGCGGGGGGCCTGCCGGGCCGCGTGGGGACGACCCGGGGCTACCACTGGCCCGGCCAGGCCGGCGAAGGCGAGCAGGGCGAGGGCTTCGCCACCGCGCCTGCCGGTCCCGGCTACCTGGACGTGTTCGGGATCGACCTGGTCGCCGGGCGCGGCTTCTCAGACGACGTCCCGAGCGATACGCTCGACGCGTACATCCTCAACGAGACCGCGCTCGCAACGCTCGGCTTGACGCCGGAGGAGGCTGTCGGCGCGCCGTTCCGGGCGTGGGAACGGCCGGTGGGCCAGATCATCGGGGTGGTCGAGGACTTCCACTTCCAGTCGCTCCACGAGGAGGTCGAGCCGCTCGTGCTGAACTATATCCCGTGGTTCAGCTACGCCGCGATGCGGGTGGGGCCCGCCGACCTGCCCGCGACGCTCAACCACGTCCGCGCCACCTGGGAGACCTTCGCGCCGGGCTACGCCTTCGACTACACCTTCCTCGACGAGGACTTCGACCGGCTCTACCGGGCCGAGGCGCGACTCGGCCAGCTGTTCGGGTTCTTCGCCGGCGTCGCCGTCTTCATCGCGTGCCTCGGGCTGCTCGGCCTCGCGGCGTACGCGGCGGCGCGGCGGCGCAAGGAAATCGGCGTGCGGAAGGTCCTCGGCGCGAGCGCCGGCCAGATCGCCACGCTCCTCGCCGGAGACTTCGTCCGCCTCGTCCTCGCCGGGCTCGGGATCGCCGTGCCGCTGGCGTGGCTCGGGATGGGCCGCTGGCTGGAGGGCTTCGCCTACCGGGTCGAACTGGGGCCGGGCGTCTTCCTCCTCGCCGGCGGGATCGCGCTCGCGGTCGCGCTCCTGACCGTCAGCACGCAGGCCCTCCGCGCCGCCACCGCCAACCCCGTCCAATCGCTCCGCAACGAGTAG